From candidate division KSB1 bacterium, one genomic window encodes:
- a CDS encoding metal ABC transporter substrate-binding protein → MRKRSFAQGLIFLFWLAATSPLWGQGRLFVVGSLPDFAAIAQEIGGEKVEVASIARGNENPHFVLPKPSFARLLQKADLFITTGLDLELWAPTLIDASRNRR, encoded by the coding sequence ATGAGGAAGAGATCTTTTGCTCAGGGCCTGATCTTCTTATTCTGGCTGGCGGCGACGAGTCCTCTTTGGGGACAGGGTCGTCTGTTCGTCGTGGGCAGTCTGCCGGACTTTGCGGCCATCGCCCAGGAAATCGGGGGCGAAAAAGTGGAGGTGGCTTCGATTGCTCGGGGCAACGAGAATCCTCACTTTGTCCTGCCGAAGCCGAGCTTCGCCCGCCTGCTTCAGAAGGCGGACCTCTTCATCACCACGGGATTGGATCTGGAGCTCTGGGCGCCGACCCTGATCGATGCCTCCCGGAACCGCCGGA